The following proteins come from a genomic window of Candidatus Nitrospira nitrificans:
- a CDS encoding type IV secretion system DNA-binding domain-containing protein, producing the protein MNITASEAFDSLGAKVRMWIRMVVMTITMTGLFFHLPTTWFLIQARQVHTEAFSYLPVYAWAWFIGGLPVPGLVVSAQLPGKERAMYDARKLKEWLGAWLTETTDQVIECVEDGSWVYALMIPAFVFYRYRASSMTATTWRRGSRRVSPWKLKVTLALKEGDGDLAIGPISIPRSRESEHGVVIGAPGVGKTTLVHQLLERIRGRRERAVVHDSKLDLAVKWWRPGDVVLCPALGAGVAWTLANDIPTITHAISASQSLIPDDASKGTDTFFNAAARQVLYATMVVLRMQGKASNRDLIAALRLPPDQLADLLESHDLAADAARHLRGEDRGMTKSILASLTRYAMALGWQTDGAFSFREWVQQGSGWIWIINPPSVRTQLSPLLALAVDFIAMHLLEMPDNPNRRIFFMLDEAGSLGYLSSLIDLTERGRSKGASVWLTIQGINSLSAYQQDDRDRLIASCATKVLFRAGSVASAEYLERLVGKTQVEDSNTTMTMGTHAMRDSTGLSRVSRIEPLILASELMNLPRFSCLLKMADHPVTQVQLAKVWPGTDRNQSLYNFRPDLVFPPAAWNEQPVGSGGIKGEGGGIAGLAQELMPDRNLPKEGAA; encoded by the coding sequence ATGAACATCACTGCAAGTGAAGCATTTGATAGCCTGGGTGCGAAAGTGCGTATGTGGATCCGCATGGTCGTCATGACGATCACCATGACGGGACTCTTCTTTCACCTGCCAACCACGTGGTTTCTGATTCAAGCACGTCAGGTGCACACCGAAGCATTCTCATATCTGCCGGTGTACGCATGGGCTTGGTTCATTGGTGGATTGCCTGTCCCTGGCTTGGTTGTGTCAGCGCAACTTCCTGGGAAAGAGCGAGCGATGTATGACGCGCGTAAGCTCAAGGAATGGCTTGGAGCGTGGCTCACGGAGACAACTGATCAGGTGATCGAGTGTGTGGAGGATGGATCATGGGTGTATGCATTGATGATCCCAGCATTTGTATTTTACCGGTATCGAGCGAGCTCTATGACGGCCACAACCTGGCGTCGTGGGAGTCGACGTGTTTCACCTTGGAAGCTCAAGGTGACACTTGCGCTAAAAGAGGGTGACGGAGACTTGGCCATTGGGCCCATTTCTATCCCTCGGAGCCGTGAGTCAGAGCACGGAGTCGTTATTGGCGCTCCAGGTGTCGGGAAGACAACGCTCGTGCACCAGCTGCTCGAACGCATCAGGGGAAGGAGGGAACGTGCCGTGGTGCATGATAGTAAGCTCGATCTTGCCGTGAAATGGTGGCGGCCGGGCGATGTTGTATTATGCCCGGCTTTGGGCGCTGGTGTCGCGTGGACCCTCGCCAACGATATTCCCACCATCACGCATGCCATAAGTGCAAGCCAGAGTCTTATTCCAGACGATGCCAGCAAGGGGACGGACACATTCTTTAATGCTGCCGCACGCCAAGTCTTGTATGCCACGATGGTCGTGTTGCGCATGCAGGGGAAGGCGTCCAATAGAGATCTGATCGCAGCCCTGCGACTACCTCCCGATCAACTCGCTGACCTGCTCGAGTCCCATGATCTGGCGGCTGATGCCGCGCGGCATCTGCGAGGTGAAGATCGGGGCATGACGAAAAGTATCCTGGCTTCGCTGACCAGATATGCCATGGCTTTAGGTTGGCAAACCGACGGCGCCTTTTCATTCCGGGAGTGGGTGCAGCAAGGGAGCGGGTGGATTTGGATCATCAACCCACCATCTGTTCGAACCCAGCTGTCGCCTCTCCTGGCCCTGGCGGTGGATTTCATCGCTATGCATCTCCTGGAAATGCCGGATAATCCAAATAGACGGATCTTTTTCATGCTCGATGAGGCCGGGTCGCTTGGGTACCTTTCGAGTCTGATCGACCTGACCGAGCGAGGCAGGTCGAAGGGCGCGAGTGTGTGGCTGACCATCCAAGGCATCAATTCGCTCAGTGCGTACCAGCAAGATGATCGAGATCGCCTTATAGCGAGTTGCGCAACGAAGGTTCTGTTCAGGGCTGGATCAGTGGCAAGTGCTGAGTACCTTGAGCGTTTGGTAGGCAAGACTCAGGTCGAGGACTCCAACACGACTATGACAATGGGAACGCATGCCATGCGGGACTCGACAGGGTTGTCTCGTGTGAGCCGAATTGAGCCACTCATTCTCGCGAGTGAGCTCATGAACCTGCCCCGGTTCTCGTGTCTGCTCAAAATGGCGGACCATCCTGTCACACAGGTGCAATTGGCAAAGGTGTGGCCAGGAACAGATCGTAATCAATCTCTCTACAACTTCCGTCCTGATCTTGTGTTTCCTCCCGCTGCCTGGAACGAGCAACCTGTTGGCTCGGGTGGCATCAAAGGTGAAGGGGGAGGGATCGCGGGCCTTGCGCAAGAGCTCATGCCGGATCGAAACCTGCCAAAGGAAGGTGCAGCATGA
- a CDS encoding helix-turn-helix transcriptional regulator: protein MAPLYSNPEEFYARLEMILKKVLEDLQSTKSGADLSKLPESQLLSEKEVAQYLGLSTRTLQAWRLRGGSLRYQKLNKRSIRYRVTDVRKFLDLDGQGPTSHAA from the coding sequence ATGGCACCGTTGTATTCGAATCCAGAAGAGTTCTATGCACGACTTGAAATGATCTTGAAGAAGGTTCTTGAGGATTTGCAGAGCACCAAATCCGGGGCTGACTTGTCGAAGCTGCCGGAGAGTCAGTTGCTCAGCGAAAAGGAAGTTGCACAGTACCTCGGTCTGTCTACTCGGACTCTTCAGGCCTGGCGTCTGCGCGGAGGGTCTCTCCGATATCAGAAACTGAACAAGCGGTCCATCCGCTACCGGGTCACGGATGTCCGCAAGTTTCTCGACCTCGATGGGCAGGGCCCGACATCCCATGCGGCATAA
- a CDS encoding ATP-binding protein, producing the protein MDEQFEIAAPDPSALIEAFRGLGYSLSTAIADLIDNSITAKARTIEITFHWAGKDSHICILDDGHGMSEKVLFEAMRPGSKSPLDTRASHDLGRFGLGLKTASFSQCRELCVASKAKCGSLSSYTWNLDYVCKHKEWRLLKSHTSSSKVYLDLLSNRLSGTAVVWSALDRVVGDTSSQDTAAHSRFNDAIDHVRQHLALTFHRFLEDRSLKISLNSQEVVPWNPFMERHDATYCSPEQEIPIGRSSVKFKGFVLPHKDKMSKQEWEDNGGPRGWTGHQGFYVYRNKRLLLQGDWLRLGRPNPWTREEQYKLARIRLDINNGTDGEWHLDVKKSTAKPPAIIRDTLTDLAARIRSEARKVYVHRGQYGPRPGSAVQLERPWVSRLRNGNRVYSINRENPLVAGVIQLCGTAKSDVETLLRYLEETVPVQQIWLDTAEQVQDQAVPYEGVDYAVLRADMRRIFDMLVSSGANPETTRQRIRAMEPFNRYPDLIKEL; encoded by the coding sequence GTGGATGAACAGTTTGAAATCGCAGCCCCAGACCCATCGGCGCTAATCGAGGCCTTTAGAGGTCTCGGCTATAGCCTGTCGACTGCGATTGCAGACCTCATCGACAACAGCATCACGGCAAAAGCACGCACGATCGAGATCACCTTCCACTGGGCAGGGAAGGATTCACATATCTGCATTCTCGATGACGGGCACGGAATGTCAGAAAAAGTTCTCTTCGAAGCTATGCGCCCAGGCAGCAAGAGCCCCCTGGATACTCGTGCATCACACGATCTCGGGAGATTCGGGCTGGGACTCAAAACGGCTTCGTTTTCACAGTGTCGCGAGTTGTGTGTGGCATCCAAGGCTAAATGCGGTTCCCTGAGCTCCTATACGTGGAATCTCGATTATGTGTGCAAGCATAAAGAATGGAGACTTCTAAAGAGTCATACATCTTCTAGTAAGGTATACCTCGACCTACTTTCAAATCGACTGTCAGGGACTGCCGTAGTATGGAGTGCACTTGACCGGGTTGTTGGAGATACTTCTTCACAGGATACTGCAGCCCATTCCCGTTTCAACGACGCCATCGACCATGTCCGCCAGCATTTAGCCCTGACGTTTCACCGATTCCTGGAAGACCGTTCCCTGAAAATTTCCCTCAATAGTCAAGAAGTTGTGCCATGGAATCCGTTCATGGAAAGACACGACGCCACGTATTGTTCGCCGGAACAAGAGATTCCCATCGGCAGATCCTCAGTAAAGTTCAAGGGCTTTGTCCTGCCTCATAAAGACAAGATGAGCAAGCAGGAGTGGGAGGATAATGGCGGTCCAAGAGGATGGACTGGACATCAGGGGTTTTACGTTTACCGAAATAAGAGGCTCCTATTACAGGGGGACTGGCTGCGTCTGGGTCGACCAAATCCATGGACCAGAGAAGAGCAGTACAAGCTTGCAAGAATCCGCCTCGATATTAATAACGGTACTGACGGGGAATGGCACCTGGATGTAAAGAAATCAACTGCGAAACCTCCGGCAATTATTCGTGACACATTGACTGATCTGGCAGCAAGAATCAGAAGCGAAGCGAGGAAAGTTTATGTTCATCGTGGCCAGTACGGGCCTCGTCCTGGTTCAGCTGTCCAATTGGAACGTCCGTGGGTTTCTCGCCTTCGAAACGGAAACCGCGTGTATTCTATTAACCGTGAGAATCCATTGGTTGCCGGAGTGATCCAGCTATGCGGAACAGCAAAATCAGATGTTGAAACGCTACTTCGATATCTTGAGGAGACAGTTCCCGTACAGCAGATATGGCTCGACACCGCAGAGCAGGTTCAGGATCAGGCTGTTCCCTATGAAGGCGTCGATTACGCCGTCCTTCGGGCCGACATGCGCCGGATATTTGACATGCTGGTTAGTAGCGGTGCTAATCCTGAAACCACGCGCCAGAGGATTCGGGCAATGGAACCATTCAACCGTTATCCCGACCTGATCAAGGAACTTTGA